One Thermovenabulum gondwanense genomic region harbors:
- a CDS encoding sodium ion-translocating decarboxylase subunit beta — protein AQVVAQEEKPGNFILMHAMGPNVAGVIGTAIVAGVLLSLYG, from the coding sequence TAGCCCAGGTTGTAGCTCAAGAAGAAAAACCGGGCAATTTCATATTAATGCATGCCATGGGACCAAATGTAGCCGGGGTTATTGGTACTGCAATAGTTGCAGGTGTGTTGCTTTCCCTTTACGGATAG